One Angustibacter sp. Root456 genomic window carries:
- a CDS encoding SGNH/GDSL hydrolase family protein, with product MLVRAGRRQVVLLWLVGALGLALLSACSAAPHRTAAPGPRPAASGAVVHDVLGLGDSVTAGSACGCVDFVRLLAHDLSTASGQPVSSTNRGRPGQTSAQLLDLVRHDPGVRADVRRADADVITVGANDLAPALQAWDAGTCDDACAQRDVAAVTSRVADVVREVRALRVGHPTRVIVTDYWNVFEDGDVGRDDRGTAYLAWSDRLTRAFNAALCPEVTAAAATCLDLYAPFKGAEGRSDPTGLLADDGDHPNAAGHALIARLVLAALTSSPR from the coding sequence GTGCTGGTCCGCGCCGGGCGGCGTCAGGTGGTGCTCCTGTGGCTGGTGGGAGCGCTGGGACTCGCGCTGCTCAGCGCGTGCTCGGCGGCCCCCCACCGGACGGCGGCGCCGGGCCCGAGACCCGCGGCGTCCGGTGCCGTCGTGCACGACGTGCTCGGCCTCGGTGACTCGGTCACCGCAGGCAGCGCGTGCGGGTGCGTCGACTTCGTCCGGCTGCTGGCCCATGACCTCAGCACGGCGAGCGGACAGCCGGTGAGCTCCACCAACCGCGGACGACCCGGCCAGACCAGCGCTCAGCTGCTCGACCTGGTGCGGCACGACCCCGGCGTGCGGGCCGACGTGCGCCGCGCCGACGCCGACGTGATCACCGTGGGCGCCAACGACCTCGCACCGGCCCTGCAGGCGTGGGACGCCGGCACCTGCGACGACGCCTGCGCACAGCGCGACGTCGCGGCGGTGACGTCGCGGGTCGCGGACGTCGTGCGCGAGGTGCGGGCGCTGCGAGTCGGTCACCCCACCCGCGTGATCGTCACCGACTACTGGAACGTGTTCGAGGACGGCGACGTCGGCCGCGACGACCGCGGCACCGCCTACCTGGCCTGGAGCGACCGGCTGACCCGCGCGTTCAACGCGGCCTTGTGCCCCGAGGTGACCGCGGCCGCAGCCACGTGCCTCGACCTCTACGCACCCTTCAAGGGCGCCGAAGGCCGCAGCGACCCGACAGGCCTGCTGGCCGACGACGGCGACCATCCCAACGCCGCGGGGCACGCGCTCATCGCCCGGCTCGTGCTGGCGGCCCTGACGTCGTCACCGCGGTGA
- a CDS encoding pyruvate dehydrogenase, translating into MTDRARPDVDLAVLEEVQRRVLWLSTRIVDSANRERPHTDGVKVGGHQASSASMVSAMTALYFSHLDAADRVSVKPHASPVFHAIQYLLGNLDGSYLTRLRDRGGLQSYPSRTKDPDEVDFSTGSVGLGAAAPLFAAAVRRYVDAHFGERPRSRFVALLGDAELDEGNIWEAVADSATAGLGNVMWVVDFNRQSLDRVVPGIRIDQWRSAFEAAGWHVLEVKYGRRLQQFFDRPGGGALRRWIDAMPNEQYQSLFGLNGPALRERFLDGAPDDVAPLVADVPDDDLGVLVTDLGGHDLGALLEAFTACDAETTRPSVVFAYTVKGWGLPIAGNPRNHSALLTGEQVDALRAEMGLDAGTEWDQLDPASPEGQWAGRRAQQLRRPPRSASLDVAVPDATGVRATKAVSTQEVFGRVLVDLSRDTAVAPYLVTTAPDVATSTNLAGFINRTGVFAPEQVRSWNEDPLLKWAQGPTGQHIELGISEMNLFLLLGQLGLSWDLSDQPLLPVGTVYDPFVCRGLDAFIYGTYSGARFLVAGTPSGITLAPEGGAHQSTITASIGVELPGVTFIEPAYATALDWLMCHAVGRMAAGAAPTTSAAPVEDGAYYLRLSTRPIEQGPFEAARRRLGDAVLRRQVLAGAYRLLDAHVEHPELAEQGAPVVQLVASGAVLPEVLQASAELADEGIAAHVVDVTSLGRLYSAWQRTLRQGVRTATAPSLPGALRTAFGTERTPLVTVHDAASHTMAWLGSALGVPCVPLGVDEFGQSGDVGQLYELHDLTPGSVVNAALAALSLA; encoded by the coding sequence ATCACCGACCGCGCCCGCCCGGACGTCGATCTCGCCGTCCTCGAGGAGGTCCAGCGGCGCGTGCTGTGGCTCAGCACGCGCATCGTCGACAGCGCGAACCGTGAGCGGCCGCACACCGACGGCGTCAAGGTCGGCGGTCACCAGGCATCGAGTGCCTCGATGGTGAGCGCGATGACCGCGCTGTACTTCTCGCACCTCGACGCCGCCGACCGGGTGAGCGTCAAGCCGCACGCGAGCCCGGTGTTCCACGCGATCCAGTACCTGCTCGGCAACCTCGACGGCTCGTACCTCACCCGCCTGCGCGACCGCGGCGGCCTGCAGTCGTACCCGAGCCGCACCAAGGACCCCGACGAGGTCGACTTCTCGACCGGCTCGGTGGGGCTCGGCGCAGCGGCGCCGCTGTTCGCCGCGGCCGTGCGCCGCTACGTCGACGCGCACTTCGGCGAGCGACCGCGCTCGCGGTTCGTCGCGCTGCTGGGTGACGCCGAGCTCGACGAGGGCAACATCTGGGAGGCCGTGGCCGACTCGGCGACGGCGGGCCTGGGCAACGTCATGTGGGTCGTGGACTTCAACCGCCAGTCACTCGACCGCGTCGTGCCCGGCATCCGCATCGACCAGTGGCGCTCGGCGTTCGAGGCCGCCGGCTGGCACGTGCTGGAGGTCAAGTACGGCCGGCGGCTGCAGCAGTTCTTCGACCGCCCGGGCGGTGGGGCGCTGCGGCGGTGGATCGACGCCATGCCCAACGAGCAGTACCAGTCGCTGTTCGGCCTCAACGGGCCCGCGCTGCGCGAGCGCTTTCTCGACGGCGCTCCCGACGACGTGGCGCCGCTCGTGGCGGACGTGCCCGACGACGACCTGGGCGTGCTGGTGACCGACCTGGGTGGCCACGACCTCGGCGCCCTGCTCGAGGCCTTCACCGCCTGCGACGCCGAGACGACCCGGCCCAGCGTGGTGTTCGCCTACACCGTCAAGGGGTGGGGCCTGCCGATCGCCGGCAACCCGCGCAACCACTCGGCGCTGCTGACCGGTGAGCAGGTCGATGCGCTGCGGGCCGAGATGGGCCTGGACGCCGGCACCGAGTGGGACCAGCTCGACCCCGCCAGCCCGGAGGGGCAGTGGGCTGGACGCCGGGCCCAGCAGCTGCGCCGTCCGCCGCGCTCGGCGAGCCTCGACGTCGCCGTGCCCGACGCCACCGGCGTGCGCGCCACCAAGGCGGTGTCGACGCAGGAGGTCTTCGGGCGCGTGCTCGTCGACCTGTCGCGCGACACCGCGGTGGCGCCGTACCTCGTGACCACGGCGCCCGACGTCGCCACCAGCACCAACCTCGCCGGCTTCATCAACCGCACCGGCGTCTTCGCCCCCGAGCAGGTGCGGTCGTGGAACGAGGACCCGCTGCTGAAGTGGGCGCAGGGGCCGACGGGCCAGCACATCGAGCTGGGCATCTCGGAGATGAACCTGTTCCTGCTGCTCGGGCAGCTGGGCCTGTCGTGGGACCTGTCCGACCAGCCGCTGCTGCCCGTCGGCACGGTGTACGACCCCTTCGTCTGCCGCGGCCTCGACGCCTTCATCTACGGCACCTACTCCGGCGCGCGCTTCCTGGTCGCCGGCACCCCGAGCGGCATCACCCTGGCCCCGGAGGGTGGCGCGCACCAGTCGACCATCACGGCGTCGATCGGTGTCGAGCTGCCCGGCGTGACGTTCATCGAGCCGGCGTACGCCACCGCCCTCGACTGGCTGATGTGCCACGCGGTGGGCCGCATGGCCGCGGGCGCGGCGCCCACCACGAGCGCGGCGCCGGTCGAGGACGGCGCCTACTACCTGCGGCTGTCGACCCGACCCATCGAGCAGGGTCCCTTCGAGGCGGCCCGCCGGCGACTCGGCGACGCGGTGCTGCGCCGCCAGGTGCTCGCCGGTGCCTACCGGCTGCTCGACGCCCACGTCGAGCACCCCGAGCTCGCCGAGCAGGGTGCGCCGGTGGTGCAGCTCGTCGCGTCCGGCGCGGTGCTGCCCGAGGTGCTGCAGGCCTCGGCCGAGCTGGCCGACGAGGGCATCGCGGCGCACGTCGTCGACGTCACGAGCCTGGGCCGCCTCTACTCCGCCTGGCAGCGCACGCTGCGCCAGGGCGTGCGCACCGCCACCGCACCGAGCCTGCCCGGCGCGCTGCGGACGGCGTTCGGCACCGAGCGCACGCCGCTGGTCACGGTGCACGACGCCGCCAGCCACACGATGGCCTGGCTCGGCTCCGCCCTCGGCGTGCCGTGCGTGCCGCTCGGCGTCGACGAGTTCGGCCAGTCCGGCGACGTCGGCCAGCTCTACGAGCTGCACGACCTCACGCCGGGAAGCGTGGTCAACGCCGCCCTCGCCGCGCTGAGCCTCGCCTGA
- a CDS encoding DUF3039 domain-containing protein yields the protein MSHDDPYADPGSPAAPSEPAASPQRTAVLERELVEQEQIEPGDHERFAHYVRKEKILESALSGEPVRALCGKVWVPGRDPQRFPVCPACKAIYEGLPRPDGGDGDE from the coding sequence ATGAGCCACGACGACCCGTACGCCGACCCCGGCAGCCCCGCGGCGCCGTCCGAGCCCGCGGCGTCCCCGCAGCGCACCGCCGTGCTCGAGCGCGAGCTCGTCGAGCAGGAGCAGATCGAGCCGGGCGACCACGAGCGCTTCGCGCACTACGTGCGCAAGGAGAAGATCCTCGAGAGCGCGCTGTCGGGCGAGCCGGTCAGGGCACTGTGCGGCAAGGTCTGGGTGCCCGGTCGCGACCCCCAGCGCTTCCCGGTCTGCCCGGCCTGCAAGGCGATCTACGAGGGACTGCCCCGCCCGGACGGCGGGGACGGCGACGAGTGA
- a CDS encoding YciI family protein: MSEFLIAFNDEWVPDDTEEQMTERFTAVKALRSEMKDAGVLIYTGGVDDSPGFSVDPSSGTPLFTDGPFVETKEHLGGLAVIDVADEEEARYWAAKIAVACGWPQEVRRLRGETGRPQS; encoded by the coding sequence GTGAGCGAGTTCCTCATCGCGTTCAACGACGAGTGGGTGCCCGACGACACCGAGGAGCAGATGACCGAGAGGTTCACCGCGGTCAAGGCGCTGCGGTCAGAGATGAAGGATGCCGGGGTCCTGATCTACACCGGTGGTGTGGACGACTCCCCCGGGTTCAGCGTCGACCCGTCGAGTGGCACGCCGCTGTTCACCGATGGCCCCTTCGTCGAGACCAAGGAGCATCTTGGCGGCCTCGCCGTCATCGATGTCGCCGACGAGGAGGAAGCGCGGTACTGGGCGGCCAAGATCGCCGTGGCGTGCGGTTGGCCGCAGGAGGTGCGACGGCTGCGCGGGGAGACGGGGCGTCCGCAGAGCTAG
- a CDS encoding DEAD/DEAH box helicase — protein MSTSAASHLPPAFPGRAPWGTAAKLRAWQAAALEQYLAERPRDFLAVATPGAGKTTFALRVATELLDRGEITRVAVVAPTEHLKRQWADAAHRVGIRIDPEFRNAHGTHGRDFDGVALTYAQVASRPLLHRARTEAARTLVILDEVHHGGDALSWGDAVREAFEPATRRLSLTGTPFRSDTAAIPFVTYAEDADGVRRSKADYSYNYGDALRDGVVRPVIFLAYSGQMRWRTRAGDEVSARLGEPLTNDMTAHAWRTALDPKGEWMGSVLRAADTRLSEVRRGVPDAGGLVIATDQTQARAYASLLRGITGEPPVVVLSDDTGASERIEQFSTGEQRWMVAVRMVSEGVDVPRLAVGVYATSTATPLFFAQAVGRFVRARRRGETASVFLPSVPTLMQHAGELELERDHALDRPRAADDDGLWSPEDALVAEANRPEKASGEQDLLPFEALEAQAEFDRVLFDGGEFGTAALVGSEEEQDYLGLPGLLEPDQVAVLLRQRQAAQQKGRARRGEPEPERATHREVAALRKELHTLVGAWAKRTGQPHATVHAELRRTCGGPAVPQAGAEQVRERIETLRRWFVGKR, from the coding sequence ATGAGTACCTCAGCCGCCTCCCACCTGCCTCCCGCGTTTCCCGGGCGGGCTCCGTGGGGTACCGCCGCCAAGCTGCGCGCCTGGCAGGCGGCTGCCCTCGAGCAGTACCTCGCCGAGCGACCCCGCGACTTCCTGGCCGTCGCCACCCCCGGCGCGGGCAAGACGACCTTCGCGCTGCGGGTGGCCACCGAGCTGCTCGACCGCGGCGAGATCACCCGCGTCGCCGTGGTGGCTCCCACCGAGCACCTCAAGCGCCAGTGGGCCGACGCCGCGCACCGGGTGGGCATCCGGATCGACCCGGAGTTCCGCAACGCCCACGGCACCCACGGGCGCGACTTCGACGGCGTGGCGCTCACCTACGCGCAGGTCGCGAGCCGCCCGCTGCTGCACCGTGCGCGCACCGAGGCCGCACGCACGCTCGTGATCCTCGACGAGGTGCACCACGGCGGCGACGCGCTGTCATGGGGCGACGCCGTCCGCGAGGCGTTCGAGCCCGCCACCCGCCGGCTGAGCCTCACGGGCACGCCGTTCCGCTCCGACACGGCCGCGATCCCGTTCGTCACCTACGCCGAGGACGCCGACGGCGTGCGCCGCTCGAAGGCGGACTACTCCTACAACTACGGCGACGCGCTGCGCGACGGCGTGGTGCGTCCGGTGATCTTCCTCGCGTACTCCGGCCAGATGCGCTGGCGCACGCGCGCCGGTGACGAGGTGAGCGCCCGACTCGGTGAGCCGCTGACGAACGACATGACCGCCCACGCGTGGCGCACCGCGCTGGACCCCAAGGGCGAGTGGATGGGGTCGGTGCTGCGCGCCGCCGACACCCGCCTGTCAGAGGTGCGTCGCGGCGTGCCGGACGCCGGCGGGCTGGTGATCGCCACCGACCAGACCCAGGCCCGCGCCTACGCCTCGCTGCTGCGGGGCATCACCGGCGAGCCGCCGGTCGTCGTCCTGTCCGACGACACCGGTGCCTCCGAGCGGATCGAGCAGTTCAGCACCGGTGAGCAGCGCTGGATGGTGGCCGTGCGCATGGTGTCGGAGGGCGTGGACGTCCCGCGCCTGGCCGTCGGCGTCTACGCCACCTCGACGGCGACGCCGCTGTTCTTCGCCCAGGCGGTCGGCCGCTTCGTGCGGGCCCGGCGGCGTGGTGAGACGGCGTCGGTGTTCCTGCCGAGCGTGCCGACGCTGATGCAGCACGCCGGTGAGCTGGAGCTCGAGCGCGACCACGCCCTCGACCGCCCCCGTGCCGCCGACGACGACGGTCTGTGGTCGCCCGAGGACGCGCTCGTCGCCGAGGCGAACCGGCCCGAGAAGGCGTCCGGCGAGCAGGACCTGCTGCCGTTCGAGGCGCTGGAGGCCCAGGCGGAGTTCGACCGCGTGCTCTTCGACGGCGGCGAGTTCGGCACCGCGGCGCTCGTCGGCAGCGAGGAGGAGCAGGACTACCTCGGCCTGCCCGGGCTGCTCGAGCCCGACCAGGTGGCCGTGCTGCTGCGGCAGCGGCAGGCCGCGCAGCAGAAGGGCCGCGCGCGGCGCGGCGAGCCGGAGCCCGAGCGGGCGACCCACCGCGAGGTCGCGGCGCTGCGCAAGGAGCTGCACACGCTCGTCGGCGCCTGGGCCAAGCGCACGGGGCAGCCGCACGCCACCGTGCACGCCGAGCTGCGGCGCACCTGCGGTGGCCCGGCGGTGCCCCAGGCAGGCGCGGAGCAGGTGCGCGAACGTATCGAGACGCTGCGGCGCTGGTTCGTCGGCAAGCGCTGA
- a CDS encoding YqgE/AlgH family protein, which translates to MNLTGQLLVATPSLRDPTFHRAVVLLLDHGADGGLGVVLNRPLEVDVEAVLPPWQPWVTAPGRLFQGGPVSLDSALGLVGVPGDGPEPTGVRRINGSLGLVDLDTDPVDIVSVLSGVRVFAGYAGWSAGQLEREIEEGSWYVVDAEPRDPFVDEPELLWRTVLRRQVGELAFVATFPDDPDLN; encoded by the coding sequence ATGAACCTGACGGGTCAGCTGCTGGTGGCGACGCCGTCGCTGCGCGACCCGACGTTCCATCGTGCGGTCGTGCTGCTGCTCGACCACGGCGCCGACGGCGGCCTCGGTGTCGTGCTCAACCGCCCGCTCGAGGTCGACGTCGAGGCCGTGCTGCCGCCGTGGCAGCCCTGGGTGACGGCCCCGGGTCGGTTGTTCCAGGGCGGCCCGGTGTCGCTCGACTCCGCCCTCGGCCTGGTCGGAGTGCCCGGTGACGGTCCCGAACCCACCGGTGTGCGGCGCATCAACGGCTCGCTCGGTCTGGTCGACCTCGACACCGACCCCGTCGACATCGTCTCGGTGCTGTCGGGCGTGCGGGTCTTCGCCGGGTACGCCGGCTGGTCGGCCGGCCAGCTCGAGCGTGAGATCGAGGAGGGCTCCTGGTACGTCGTCGACGCCGAGCCCCGCGACCCCTTCGTCGACGAGCCCGAGCTGCTGTGGCGCACGGTGCTGCGGCGCCAGGTCGGCGAGCTCGCGTTCGTGGCGACGTTCCCCGACGACCCCGACCTGAACTGA
- a CDS encoding zinc metalloprotease, whose translation MSRPLVAIAMAAGLAAVPLTAASASAAPVPLKASACETHTDAVGARGTHGRADGNELSVRQAAAMERDLAKTLAAKGVDSSAALRGGKKPGGTFSATTVPVYFHRITDGTNGYITSSQISQQISVLNNAYAGTGLSFSLVSVDTTVNSSWYNVSQGSSAEKAMKTALRQGGANALNLYTANLGGGLLGWATFPSSYRSQPSMDGVVMLDESVPGGTATNYNQGDTATHEVGHWVGLYHTFQGGCSGNGDYVSDTPAEASPAYQCPTGRDTCSAPGTDPIHNFMDYTYDSCMNTFTSGQVSRMQAQWTAYRS comes from the coding sequence ATGTCCCGTCCCCTGGTCGCCATCGCCATGGCTGCCGGCCTGGCCGCCGTACCGCTCACCGCGGCGTCGGCGAGCGCCGCGCCCGTGCCCCTGAAGGCGTCGGCCTGTGAGACGCACACCGATGCGGTCGGAGCGCGCGGCACGCACGGGCGCGCCGACGGCAACGAGCTGAGCGTCCGCCAGGCGGCGGCGATGGAGCGTGACCTCGCCAAGACCCTCGCGGCCAAGGGCGTCGACAGCTCCGCCGCACTGCGTGGCGGCAAGAAGCCGGGCGGCACGTTCTCAGCCACCACGGTGCCGGTGTACTTCCACCGCATCACCGACGGCACGAACGGCTACATCACCAGCAGCCAGATCAGCCAGCAGATCTCCGTGCTCAACAACGCGTACGCCGGCACGGGCCTGTCGTTCTCGCTCGTCTCCGTCGACACCACGGTCAACTCGTCCTGGTACAACGTCAGCCAGGGCAGCTCGGCCGAGAAGGCGATGAAGACGGCGCTGCGCCAGGGCGGGGCGAACGCGCTCAACCTCTACACCGCGAACCTCGGCGGCGGCCTGCTCGGCTGGGCGACCTTCCCCTCGTCGTACCGCAGCCAGCCGTCGATGGACGGCGTGGTCATGCTCGACGAGTCGGTGCCGGGCGGCACGGCCACGAACTACAACCAGGGCGACACAGCGACCCACGAGGTCGGTCACTGGGTCGGGCTGTACCACACGTTCCAGGGCGGCTGCTCGGGCAACGGCGACTACGTGAGCGACACGCCCGCCGAGGCGTCGCCGGCCTACCAGTGCCCCACCGGTCGCGACACGTGCTCCGCGCCGGGCACCGACCCGATCCACAACTTCATGGACTACACGTACGACTCCTGCATGAACACGTTCACCTCGGGGCAGGTGTCGCGCATGCAGGCGCAGTGGACGGCGTACCGCTCCTGA
- a CDS encoding esterase family protein, translated as MSLLGRPLLVLLTLLAVGLPVATALVWNRLGRRRVVRWSARTALLVVTQLSAVLVAGAALNDYGYFYGSWSELFAAGASSAPVRTSGGPSRTAAAGGPAVVSTSGIRIVADVGARTPAQWARVGRTLAVRIFGAASQLASPAYVWLPPQYFAPGRARAFPAVEVLGGYPGSALGLVRHMDYPGAVLAEVGAHRAAPVVLVMLRPAVVYPRDTECTNVPAGPQVETFLAQDLPAAIDAGLRVRPTAWGVMGDSTGGYCATKITMDHFDRFRAGVALSGYFTALHDRTTGDLWGGSSTLRHLNDLEWRLRHQPPPPTSLFIAISRDERGPNGYADTRRFLALVHRPLQVTTMVLASGGHNFGSWGREMGPAIDWLSARLGGSVTAVTTSGPPARAGR; from the coding sequence ATGTCGCTGCTCGGACGTCCGCTGCTCGTGCTGCTCACGCTGCTCGCCGTGGGTCTGCCCGTGGCCACCGCGCTGGTGTGGAACCGCCTGGGGCGGCGCCGGGTCGTGCGGTGGTCGGCGCGCACCGCGCTCCTGGTGGTCACCCAGCTGAGCGCGGTGCTGGTCGCCGGCGCCGCACTCAACGACTACGGCTACTTCTACGGGTCGTGGTCGGAGCTGTTCGCCGCGGGTGCGTCGTCGGCGCCGGTCCGCACGAGCGGCGGGCCGTCGCGCACGGCGGCCGCCGGCGGCCCTGCGGTCGTGTCGACGTCCGGGATCCGGATCGTGGCCGACGTCGGCGCGCGGACGCCGGCCCAGTGGGCTCGCGTCGGGCGGACCCTCGCGGTGCGGATCTTCGGCGCGGCGTCACAGCTCGCCTCGCCCGCCTACGTCTGGTTGCCACCGCAGTACTTCGCCCCGGGCCGCGCCCGGGCCTTCCCCGCCGTCGAGGTGCTCGGCGGCTACCCCGGCAGCGCCCTCGGGCTCGTACGTCACATGGACTACCCCGGCGCGGTGCTGGCCGAGGTTGGCGCCCACCGCGCGGCACCGGTGGTGCTGGTGATGCTGCGCCCTGCCGTGGTCTACCCGCGCGACACCGAGTGCACCAACGTGCCGGCCGGACCGCAGGTCGAGACCTTCCTCGCTCAGGACCTGCCCGCCGCGATCGACGCCGGCCTGCGCGTGCGCCCGACCGCCTGGGGTGTCATGGGCGACTCCACCGGCGGCTACTGCGCCACCAAGATCACGATGGACCACTTCGACCGGTTCCGGGCGGGCGTCGCGCTGTCGGGCTACTTCACGGCGCTGCACGACCGCACGACGGGTGACCTGTGGGGCGGGTCGAGCACCTTGCGCCACCTCAACGACCTCGAGTGGCGGCTGCGGCACCAGCCGCCGCCGCCGACGTCGCTGTTCATCGCGATCTCGCGGGACGAACGGGGGCCGAACGGCTACGCCGACACCCGACGCTTCCTGGCGCTGGTGCACAGGCCGTTGCAGGTGACGACGATGGTGCTGGCGTCCGGCGGCCACAACTTCGGGTCGTGGGGCCGCGAGATGGGTCCGGCGATCGACTGGCTCTCGGCGCGGCTCGGGGGCTCGGTCACCGCGGTGACGACGTCAGGGCCGCCAGCACGAGCCGGGCGATGA
- a CDS encoding NAD-dependent malic enzyme has translation MASAPSVSYSITVRLELPARPTAVSELTTVIERGGGIVTALDVTASGAARVRVDVTCAARDADHATALVETMREVPGVEIGKVSDRTFLAHLGGKLRIESKVPIRNRDDLSLVYTPGVARVCLAIAKDPADARRLTIKRNTVAVVTDGSAVLGLGNIGPLAALPVMEGKAALFKRFAGIDAFPICLDTQDTDAIVAAVKAIAPGFAGINLEDISAPRCFEIERRLREELDIPVFHDDQHGTAIVTLAALTNALRVVRKSLPDVRIVMSGAGAAGTAILNLLLHAGARDVVVCDIEGVVTRERADVASAPNSALAQVAERTNPRGVTGTLRDALRDADVFIGVSAPGILTGDDIATMADDAVVFAMANPDPEVDPVDAAPHAAVVATGRSDFANQINNVLAFPGVFRGLLDAHSRTITDDVLLAAAQALAGVVTDEELNATYIVPSVFHPDVTRVVAAAVLRVATPGVAPAIPESPDSPHHVLHEVAPDVVAAAERENLPEAMTP, from the coding sequence ATGGCGTCCGCACCGAGCGTGTCCTACTCGATCACCGTCCGGCTGGAGCTGCCCGCGCGGCCCACCGCCGTCAGCGAGCTCACCACGGTGATCGAACGCGGCGGCGGGATCGTCACCGCCCTGGACGTGACGGCGTCCGGGGCCGCCCGCGTGCGGGTCGACGTCACCTGCGCGGCGCGCGACGCCGACCACGCGACGGCCCTCGTAGAGACGATGCGCGAGGTGCCCGGCGTCGAGATCGGCAAGGTCAGCGACCGCACGTTCCTCGCCCACCTCGGCGGCAAGCTGCGCATCGAGTCGAAGGTGCCGATCCGCAACCGCGACGACCTCTCGCTGGTGTACACGCCCGGCGTCGCGCGCGTCTGCCTCGCCATCGCGAAGGACCCGGCCGACGCCCGCCGCCTCACCATCAAGCGCAACACCGTCGCGGTGGTCACGGACGGCTCGGCGGTGCTCGGACTGGGCAACATCGGCCCGCTCGCCGCCCTGCCGGTGATGGAAGGCAAGGCCGCGCTGTTCAAGCGCTTCGCGGGCATCGACGCGTTCCCCATCTGCCTCGACACGCAGGACACCGACGCCATCGTGGCGGCCGTCAAGGCCATCGCGCCCGGCTTCGCGGGCATCAACCTCGAGGACATCAGCGCCCCCCGCTGCTTCGAGATCGAGCGCCGCCTGCGCGAGGAGCTCGACATCCCGGTGTTCCACGACGACCAGCACGGCACCGCGATCGTCACCCTGGCCGCGCTCACCAACGCGCTGCGCGTGGTCCGCAAGTCGCTGCCCGACGTCCGCATCGTCATGTCGGGCGCCGGGGCGGCGGGGACGGCGATCCTCAACCTGCTGCTGCACGCCGGCGCCCGCGACGTCGTGGTGTGCGACATCGAGGGCGTGGTCACGCGCGAGCGCGCCGACGTCGCCTCCGCGCCGAACTCCGCGCTCGCTCAGGTCGCCGAGCGCACCAACCCTCGTGGCGTCACCGGCACCCTGCGCGACGCCCTGCGCGACGCCGACGTCTTCATCGGCGTCTCCGCGCCCGGCATCCTCACTGGCGACGACATCGCCACGATGGCCGACGACGCCGTCGTCTTCGCGATGGCCAACCCCGACCCCGAGGTCGACCCCGTCGACGCCGCCCCCCACGCCGCCGTCGTCGCCACCGGACGCAGCGACTTCGCCAACCAGATCAACAACGTGCTCGCGTTCCCCGGCGTCTTCCGCGGCCTGCTCGACGCTCACTCGCGCACCATCACGGACGACGTCCTGCTGGCTGCCGCGCAGGCGCTGGCCGGGGTGGTCACCGACGAGGAGCTCAACGCGACCTACATCGTGCCGAGCGTCTTTCACCCGGACGTCACGCGCGTCGTCGCCGCGGCGGTGCTCCGGGTCGCGACCCCGGGCGTCGCGCCGGCGATCCCCGAGTCGCCCGACAGCCCCCACCACGTGCTGCACGAGGTGGCGCCCGACGTGGTGGCGGCCGCCGAGCGCGAGAACCTTCCCGAGGCGATGACGCCGTGA
- a CDS encoding co-chaperone YbbN has product MATTALTPETHDETVQDGIVLIDFWAEWCGPCRQFGPVFERVSEENPDARFVKVDTEAEPELAARYGVTSIPMLVIYRDGIPVFGQPGALPQPALEDLLRQVRELDMDQVKVAYEQQLASAQAGGSDRKASTDPTSF; this is encoded by the coding sequence ATGGCTACGACGGCACTGACCCCTGAGACCCACGACGAGACCGTCCAGGACGGCATCGTCCTCATCGACTTCTGGGCGGAGTGGTGCGGCCCGTGCCGCCAGTTCGGTCCCGTCTTCGAGCGCGTGAGCGAGGAGAACCCGGACGCGCGGTTCGTGAAGGTCGACACCGAGGCTGAGCCCGAGCTCGCCGCCCGCTACGGCGTGACGTCGATCCCCATGCTGGTGATCTACCGCGACGGCATCCCCGTGTTCGGCCAGCCGGGCGCGCTGCCCCAGCCCGCCCTGGAGGACCTGCTGCGCCAGGTGCGCGAGCTGGACATGGACCAGGTCAAGGTCGCCTACGAGCAGCAGCTGGCCTCGGCGCAGGCCGGCGGCAGCGACCGCAAGGCGAGCACCGACCCGACGTCGTTCTGA